The following are from one region of the Sciurus carolinensis chromosome 5, mSciCar1.2, whole genome shotgun sequence genome:
- the LOC124985569 gene encoding putative sperm motility kinase W: MARESRETSVVVQEEAFTDRYQVLRAIGHGAFGQVILACHLLTGAEVAVKVLEKRMWKSLARSEKRALMTLNHPNVIQLFQVIETDQHVYLVMEHGGRGSLFDFIPDGGMQEEEEARRLFRQITCAVCYCHKMCIVHGDLKPENIVLDARGDIRLIDFGLSTVVKPGQQQNESWNPLEGPAEDVWKLGIILYFVLTGNRLLSISDADLEFPQHVSAEAQELVMKILAEDPESRLSVGDILEDPWLSQGEENSSSHDEPLPSLSDPTVLTVLFDMGFDPYTTWVSLSKRRFDDAMAAYLLVQQQISQGTGCMKPVRRRVVPQPCPRDPSVSPALPKRRASEPALHTFPLPCEPQPPEEAEESGQKVERSSSVPAIRLRFLHDKTPTPSLASQPDSVCDKPGPCISADSHVSQDATTAHPQGHRKRWKRVRQRIAACLRRLCSCIPSCVSEDEAETQGDQRPAKFGNRVVPI, encoded by the coding sequence ATGGCTAGGGAGAGTAGAGAGACTAGTGTAGTGGTGCAGGAGGAGGCCTTCACAGACCGTTACCAGGTCTTGAGGGCCATTGGGCATGGGGCATTTGGTCAGGTGATTCTCGCCTGCCATCTGCTCACTGGGGCAGAAGTGGCGGTGAAAGTCCTGGAAAAGAGAATGTGGAAGAGTTTGGCCCGCTCTGAGAAACGGGCATTGATGACCCTGAACCACCCGAATGTGATCCAGCTCTTTCAGGTTATTGAAACCGACCAACATGTCTACCTGGTGATGGAGCATGGAGGCAGGGGATCACTATTTGACTTCATCCCGGATGGGGGcatgcaggaggaagaggaggccagGAGACTATTTAGGCAGATCACGTGTGCAGTGTGCTACTGCCACAAGATGTGCATCGTGCATGGAGACCTGAAGCCCGAGAACATTGTGCTGGATGCCAGGGGAGACATCCGACTCATCGACTTTGGCTTAAGCACCGTTGTCAAGCCTGGGCAGCAGCAGAACGAGTCCTGGAACCCTCTGGAGGGCCCCGCAGAGGACGTCTGGAAACTGGGTATCATTTTGTATTTCGTGTTGACAGGCAACCGCCTGCTTAGTATCTCCGATGCCGACTTGGAATTTCCCCAGCACGTGTCTGCTGAAGCACAAGAACTGGTCATGAAAATCCTGGCAGAGGACCCTGAAAGCAGGCTCTCGGTAGGGGACATCTTGGAGGACCCCTGGCTGAGTCAGGGTGAGGAGAACTCATCTTCCCATGAcgagcccctccccagcctctcagACCCCACAGTACTGACGGTCCTCTTTGACATGGGCTTCGACCCATACACTACCTGGGTGTCTCTATCCAAGAGGAGGTTTGACGATGCCATGGCTGCGTATCTCCTAGTGCAGCAGCAGATAAGCCAGGGGACAGGCTGCATGAAGCCTGTGAGGCGCAGGGTGGTGCCTCAGCCGTGCCCCAGGGATCCTTCCGTGTCCCCTGCCCTCCCAAAGAGGAGGGCGAGTGAGCCTGCCCTACACACCTTCCCCTTGCCCTGTGAACCTCAGCCACCTGAGGAGGCCGAAGAGTCAGGGCAGAAGGTTGAGAGAAGCTCCAGCGTGCCTGCCATTAGACTCCGCTTCCTGCATGACAAGACCCCCACTCCCAGCCTAGCCTCCCAGCCTGACTCTGTGTGTGACAAACCCGGACCCTGCATATCAGCCGACAGCCACGTCTCCCAAGATGCCACCACAGCACATCCCCAGGGCCACAGGAAGCGCTGGAAGCGGGTGAGGCAGAGGATCGCCGCCTGCCTCCGCCGACTGTGCTCTTGCATACCCTCCTGTGTTAGCGAAGACGAGGCCGAGACACAGGGAGACCAGAGACCTGCTAAGTTTGGAAACCGGGTGGTTCCTATCTAA